The Vicia villosa cultivar HV-30 ecotype Madison, WI linkage group LG1, Vvil1.0, whole genome shotgun sequence genome includes a region encoding these proteins:
- the LOC131610790 gene encoding gallate 1-beta-glucosyltransferase 84A24-like: MESKAPIQILLVSYPAQGHINPLLRLAKCLASKGSSIIFTTTKKAGKDMQTVSNITNKTVTQIGNGSLTFDFFDDGLKDDDPIRANLSDYTSHLEHAGKQYVSQLIKNHAESKTPISCIINNIFISWVCDVATENEIPFAILWSESSAVFTTYYNYFHKLVPFPSKTEPYIDVQLPSVILKHNEIPDLLHPFNTYPVLGTLILGQIKNLSKALCVLVDSYEDLEHDFIDYISKKSVIIRSIGPLFNNPKIKNASNIHGDFVKSDDSNIIEWLNSKREGSVVYISFGTIVHLPKDQVNEIAYGLLDSQVSFLWALKQDEDLHDGFLEGISGRGKVVKWCPQVEVLAHPSVGCFITHCGWNSTMEALASGVPVLAFPAWGDQLTNAKFLVDVFGVGIRMGYGRGEKKLVARDDVKKCLLEAMEGKKAEELKQNAMKWKKAAEDAVAGGGSSDRNLDAFVEDIKNCGAVNIQNI; encoded by the coding sequence atggAGTCTAAAGCTCCCATTCAAATCCTCCTTGTATCTTATCCAGCACAAGGACACATAAACCCTCTCCTTAGATTAGCAAAGTGTCTTGCTTCAAAGGGCTCCTCTATCATTTTCACCACCACAAAGAAAGCTGGCAAAGACATGCAAACTGTTAGCAACATCACTAACAAAACCGTCACACAAATCGGCAACGGATCACTCACTTTCGATTTCTTTGACGACGGTTTGAAAGACGACGATCCCATCAGAGCAAACCTCAGTGACTACACATCACACCTTGAGCATGCTGGGAAACAATATGTTTCCCAACTGATCAAAAATCACGCCGAATCGAAAACACCAatttcatgcatcataaacaacATTTTCATTTCTTGGGTTTGTGATGTAGCCACAGAAAATGAAATTCCTTTTGCTATTTTGTGGAGTGAATCTAGTGCTGTTTTCACTACTTACTATAACTATTTCCATAAACTTGTACCTTTTCCTTCAAAAACTGAACCTTATATCGATGTTCAATTACCTTCTGTTATCCTTAAACATAACGAAATTCCTGATCTTTTGCATCCTTTTAACACATATCCAGTTTTAGGGACACTTATCTTAggacaaattaaaaacttgtcGAAAGCGTTATGTGTGTTAGTGGATTCCTATGAAGATCTAGAGCATGATTTCATCGATTATATTTCGAAAAAATCAGTCATCATAAGATCAATCGGTCCTTTGTTTAACAatccaaaaattaaaaatgcaaGTAACATTCATGGTGATTTTGTAAAGAGTGATGATTCTAATATAATAGAGTGGCTAAACTCGAAGCGAGAAGGTTCTGTGGTTTATATTTCGTTTGGGACTATTGTGCATCTTCCAAAAGATCAGGTGAATGAAATTGCGTATGGGTTATTGGATTCTCAAGTTTCATTTTTGTGGGCGTTAAAGCAAGATGAAGATTTGCATGATGGGTTTTTGGAGGGGATAAGTGGGAGAGGAAAAGTGGTGAAGTGGTGTCCACAAGTAGAAGTACTTGCTCATCCTTCAGTGGGGTGTTTCATAACACATTGTGGTTGGAATTCAACAATGGAAGCACTTGCTTCGGGAGTTCCGGTGTTGGCATTTCCGGCATGGGGTGATCAACTCACAAATGCGAAATTCTTGGTTGATGTTTTTGGTGTAGGGATTAGAATGGGCTATGGTAGAGGTGAAAAGAAGTTGGTAGCAAGAGATGATGTGAAGAAGTGCTTATTGGAAGCAATGGAAGGGAAGAAAGCGGAGGAGTTGAAGCAAAATGCAATGAAATGGAAGAAGGCGGCGGAGGATGCGGTGGCTGGTGGTGGATCATCTGATCGGAATCTTGATGCATTTGTGGAAGACATTAAGAATTGTGGCGCTGTTAATATTCAAAACATATGA
- the LOC131610779 gene encoding gallate 1-beta-glucosyltransferase-like, with amino-acid sequence MGSESVIHILLISFPAQGHINPLLRLAKCLAAKGSSVIFITTEYAGKDMRTVNNITDKSLTPIGDGSLTFHFFHDGLSDDDPIRTDLPAYLEQLKLVGKPFLSQIIKNYSDSNKQFSCIINNPFLPWVCDVATEHDIPSALLWIQSAAVFLAYYNYFHKLVPFPTDSEPYIDVQLNSSLVLKYNEIPDFLHPFSKYPFLGTLILEQFKNLSKVCCVLVDTFEELEHDFIEYLSEKSISIRPIGPLFNNPMIKSASNIRGDFVKSDESSIIEWLNSNEKGSVVFISFGSIAYFSQEQMNEIAYGLLDSQVSFLWVLKQPFKELRLKEHVLPIGFLEETCERGKVVKWCPQVEVLSHPSVACFMTHCGWNSSMETLTLGVPVLTFPAWGDQLTNAKFLVDVYGVGIRLGYGHMENKLVTRDEVNKCLLEAMTGEKAERLKQNAIKWKKKAEDVVAHGGSTDRNLDAFIQDIKKHGG; translated from the coding sequence ATGGGTTCTGAATCTGTCATTCACATTCTCCTTATCTCTTTCCCAGCACAAGGACACATTAACCCTCTTCTTAGACTAGCAAAATGTCTTGCTGCAAAGGGTTCTTCTGTCATTTTCATCACTACCGAGTATGCTGGCAAAGACATGCGAACCGTTAACAACATCACTGATAAATCACTCACTCCCATTGGTGACGGTTCTCTCACTTTCCACTTCTTTCACGACGGTTTATCTGatgatgatcccatcagaaccgATCTTCCTGCTTACCTTGAACAACTCAAACTTGTTGGAAAGCCATTTCTttctcaaataataaaaaattattctgaTTCAAACAAACAAttttcatgcatcataaacaacCCTTTTCTTCCTTGGGTTTGTGATGTAGCTACGGAACATGATATTCCCTCTGCTTTGTTATGGATTCAATCCGCTGCTGTTTTCCTAGCTTACTATAACTATTTCCATAAACTCGTACCTTTCCCTACGGATTCAGAACCGTATATTGACGTTCAACTCAACTCTTCTTTGGTTCTTAAATACAACGAAATCCCAGATTTTCTACACCCTTTTAGTAAATATCCATTTCTAGGGACACTCATCTTAGAACAGTTTAAGAATTTATCTAAAGTTTGTTGTGTATTGGTGGATACATTTGAAGAACTGGAACATGATTTCATCGAGTATCTTTCAGAAAAATctatctctataagacctattggTCCTTTGTTTAACAACCCAATGATTAAAAGTGCGAGTAATATTCGTGGTGATTTTGTCAAGAGCGATGAAAGTAGTATTATAGAGTGGCTAAACTCAAATGAGAAAGGTTCTGTTGTTTTCATTTCGTTTGGAAGTATTGCATACTTTTCACAAGAACAAATGAATGAGATTGCATATGGGTTATTGGATTCTCAAGTGTCGTTTTTGTGGGTATTGAAACAACCTTTTAAAGAATTGAGACTAAAGGAACATGTTCTACCAATTGGGTTCTTAGAGGAAACATGTGAGAGAGGAAAAGTGGTCAAGTGGTGTCCACAAGTAGAAGTACTTTCTCATCCTTCAGTTGCATGTTTCATGACTCATTGTGGTTGGAATTCATCAATGGAAACACTTACTTTAGGTGTTCCGGTGTTGACGTTTCCGGCATGGGGTGATCAACTCACAAATGCAAAGTTCTTGGTTGATGTTTATGGAGTTGGTATTAGATTGGGTTATGGTCATATGGAAAACAAGTTGGTGACAAGAGATGAGGTGAACAAGTGCTTATTGGAAGCAATGACAGGAGAGAAAGCAGAGAGGTTGAAGCAAAATGCAATCAAGTGGAAGAAGAAGGCGGAGGATGTGGTGGCGCATGGTGGATCAACTGATCGGAATCTTGATGCATTTATCCAGGACATTAAGAAACATGGTGGTTAA
- the LOC131647563 gene encoding uncharacterized protein LOC131647563: protein MASSASRSKTGSYQSVSNRRWKVCACNMRMVSYRCKNGRNRGRLFWRCPLWQSDETCNLFEWDDEIGSGHDAIEADEEWTNDATNTREMQTVGTLKELYEQEVKKNVEMEMKLGSDGLCGKMKTICLIVSLMINLYLIVIYKC, encoded by the coding sequence ATGGCCTCTTCTGCTAGTAGAAGCAAAACAGGTTCATATCAATCAGTTTCAAATCGTAGATGGAAGGTATGTGCTTGTAATATGCGTATGGTTTCTTATCGTTGCAAAAATGGTCGCAATCGAGGGAGGCTCTTCTGGAGATGTCCGTTGTGGCAAAGCGATGAAACGTGCAATCTATTTGAATGGGATGATGAAATAGGGTCAGGACATGATGCAATCGAGGCTGATGAAGAATGGACAAATGATGCAACAAATACTAGGGAGATGCAAACTGTCGGGACCTTGAAAGAGTTATATGAGCAAGAAGTGAAGAAAAACGTGGAAATGGAGATGAAGCTTGGGTCAGATGGATTATGTGGAAAGATGAAGACAATTTGCCTCATTGTATCATTGATGATCAATTTGTACTTGATTGTTATTTATAAATGTTAG
- the LOC131647573 gene encoding uncharacterized protein LOC131647573 gives MLWSYGAELKRASAGNTFKINTAALAPSLRPRFERCYLCFDGTKKALTKTCRPFIGLDGCHLKHRYGGIMLIAVGRDPNDQYLPVAFAVVESETKDTWSWFMKLLIEDIGDDRWCFISDQQKGRMQVFEEEYPSCEHRFCLRHLYANFKKKFGGGTLFRDLMMAAAKATYFEAHEAKMLMIKEAKLEAYEWLEAIPKNKWCKHAFPFFSKCDILMNNLSESFNATILLQRDKPIITMLEWIRNYMMGRFAILREKVEGYKGQIMSKPLKRLDREIEKSASWLATYAGKLSFQVTHVLFSESYVVDLEKHTCSCNFWDLVGIPCRHAVAAIYRKVDDPVSYVSKCYHKSTYEACYSEIITPLNGHNKWPRTNNPDMFPPLYKRGAGRPKKLHRREPDESNQNKWQRTNTSHRCKASQTAEDVPAVEDVPAAEDVPHAEDVPTQASQTHQATNAAKKKSPPIDKFAEWDASTLEALLDWEDVLNIQPLRVDTTTVEPEQEPNVNEKANAPVDQDTTPVEPEPETDEKKNVSAPVEQDSAPVVAKPRSGPRMFFGQAPKRAKIQTKPIKEKAKQVQTKPRKSNTDMQVPKRQSDRLRTLKTRDVTGPGKRPDDPLVIPEEGDASEDSTCRAINTKKWDDIYKGLTSETSV, from the exons ATGTTGTGGTCTTATGGTGCTGAATTGAAGAGGGCTTCAGCAGGCAATACTTTCAAAATCAACACAGCTGCTCTAGCTCCAAGTTTGAGGCCAAGATTTGAAAGGTGTTATCTTTGCTTTGATGGGACCAAGAAAGCTTTGACAAAAACATGTAGGCCCTTTATTGGCTTGGATGGATGCCATTTGAAACATAGGTATGGTGGAATTATGTTGATTGCAGTGGGAAGAGATCCCAATGATCAGTATCTTCCAGTTGCTTTTGCTGTAGTTGAGAGTGAGACAAAAGACACATGGAGTTGGTTTATGAAGTTACTAATAGAGGACATTGGAGATGACAGATGGTGTTTCAtatctgatcaacaaaag GGCCGGATGCAAGTATTTGAAGAAGAGTACCCATCTTGTGAACACAGATTCTGTTTGAGACACCTATATGCAAACTTCAAAAAGAAGTTTGGAGGAGGTACCTTGTTCAGAGATTTGATGATGGCAGCTGCTAAGGCTACCTATTTTGAGGCACATGAAGCAAAGATGCTAATGATCAAGGAGGCCAAATTGGAAGCTTATGAATGGTTAGAGGCAATTCCTAAGAACAaatggtgtaagcatgctttcCCCTTTTTCTCAAAATGTGATATCTTGATGAACAATTTAAGTGAGTCTTTTAATGCCACCATATTACTTCAAAGGGACAAGCCAATAATTACAATGCTAGAGTGGATTAGGAATTATATGATGGGTAGGTTTGCAATCCTTAGAGAAAAAGTGGAAGGATATAAGGGACAAATAATGTCCAAACCATTGAAAAGGCTAGATAGAGAGATTGAGAAGAGTGCAAGTTGGTTAGCCACATATGCTGGTAAATTATCTTTTCAAGTTACACATGTACTTTTTAGTGAGAGCTATGTTGTTGACCTAGAAAAACATACTTGTAGTTGCAATTTTTGGGATCTTGTTGGTATACCATGCAGACATGCAGTGGCAGCAATATATAGGAAGGTGGATGATCCTGTGTCATATGTAAGCAAGTGTTACCATAAGAGCACATATGAGGCATGCTACAGTGAAATAATCACCCCACTGAATGGGCATAATAAATGGCCCAGAACAAACAATCCAGACATGTTTCCACCACTCTATAAACGTGGTGCAGGTAGGCCAAAGAAGCTACATAGGAGAGAGCCTGATGAATCTAACCAGAATAAGTGGCAAAGGACCAATACTAGTCATAGATGCAAG GCCAGTCAAACTGCTGAAGATGTTCCAGCTGTTGAAGATGTTCCAGCTGCTGAAGATGTTCCACATGCTGAAGATGTGCCCACACAGGCCAGTCAAACTCACCAAGCTACTAATGCAGCTAAGAAAAAG TCTCCACCTATTGATAAGTTTGCTGAATGGGATGCTTCCACACTTGAGGCCTTGCTGGATTGGGAAGACGTTCTAAACATCCAGCCTTTGCGTGTGGACACTACAACAGTTGAGCCTGAACAAGAACCTAATGTGAATGAAAAAGCCAATGCACCAGTGGATCAGGACACTACACCAGTTGAGCCTGAACCTGAAACCGATGAGAAAAAAAACGTCAGTGCACCAGTTGAGCAGGACAGTGCACCAGTTGTTGCTAAGCCTAGGTCTGGACCAAGAATGTTCTTTGGTCAAGCTCCTAAAAGGGCCAAAATCCAGACCAAGCCAATTAAAGAGAAAGCAAAACAAGTTCAAACCAAGCCCAGAAAAAGTAACACTGATATGCAGGTACCAAAAAGGCAAAGTGACCGGCTGAGGACCCTGAAGACAAGGGATGTTACAGGACCTGGAAAAAGACCAGATGACCCTTTGGTGATCCCTGAGGAAGGTGATGCAAGTGAGGATTCAACTTGTCGTGCAATCAATACAAAGAAATGGGATGACATTTACAAAGGATTGACTAGTGAAACAAGTGTTTGA